A DNA window from Primulina tabacum isolate GXHZ01 chromosome 12, ASM2559414v2, whole genome shotgun sequence contains the following coding sequences:
- the LOC142521303 gene encoding fructose-1,6-bisphosphatase, cytosolic-like, which translates to MILSRVWAFFIATLYSCTIFFPSLNRNEDRILGNKSPKTCDPTPYKYGEIRGRNRILLQAGLAKLIGLAGETNIQLSSTTIIYIASTSIHLAMAFSKGVSEEDEEATFVEPSNVENATTVYRYVKSTCYAYSGEFHASRVWIFGIYLMKDGGESTIKNVLYPAKNMLAAGYCMYGSSCKLMLNTGTGVNGSRLLTLLESSY; encoded by the exons ATGATCTTGAGCCGGGTGTGGGCGTTTTTCATAGCCACACTTTATAGTTGTACCATCTTTTTTCCATCTTTGAATCGGAACGAGGACCGTATACTTGGGAATAAAAGCCCCAAAACATGTGATCCCACTCCATACAAGTATGGGGAGATAAGGGGGAGAAATCGTATACTTTTGCAGGCAGGTTTGGCAAAACTTATAGGGCTTGCTGGAGAAACCAATATACAG TTATCGTCTACAACCATAATATATATTGCTtcaacatcaatacatttagcCATGGCTTTCTCTAAAGG TGTATCCGAGGAAGACGAAGAGGCAACTTTTGTTGAGCCGTCTAATGTGGAAAATGCAA CTACTGTTTATAGATATGTCAAAAGTACATGTTATGCTTACAGTGGTGAATTCCATGCTTCTCGTGTTTGGATATTTGGGATTTACTTGATGAAAGATGGAGGTGAATCAACTATCAAAAATGTTTTGTATCCAGCGAAGAATATGTTAGCTGCAGGATACTGCATGTACGGAAGCTCTTGCAAG CTCATGCTGAACACTGGAACTGGAGTCAACGGATCACGCTTGCTCACTCTCTTGGAGAGTTCATACTGA
- the LOC142521062 gene encoding protein WHAT'S THIS FACTOR 1 homolog, chloroplastic translates to MGSILPTSCKRWNVYTYRKIFSIHLGRRFSLWSMKKDPDLESVLSRNRRWIVNNQIKNVILRCPDQAVPIDFLQKKSKSLDLQGKVLNWLKKYPCCFEVYRKDDEYFCRLTKQMKFLVEEEESVKDSQEPVFVERLAKLLMMSTNQRLNVVKINELKRNFGFPDDYLLRIVPKYSDMFRVVSYGGKRSAMEIELTSWNQNFAVSSIEKLAQKEGHDPCFSCSLPSTWIKSLERFQEFNSTPYISPYTELKGLVADSNEMIKRTVALVHELLSLTLWKKASIVKLGHFRREFCLPEKLNVLLLKHPGIFYVSNKYQIYTVLLREAYSGSELVEKDPLVIVKEKFGDLMQDGLHEYNRRHCAMNLEKRRNKGFVPVKVSEVDDEGGNLGGILDAEERKRFYKVLFDDHS, encoded by the coding sequence ATGGGTAGCATACTTCCTACAAGCTGCAAACGTTGGAATGTCTATACGTACAGAAAAATCTTCAGTATTCATCTTGGAAGAAGATTTTCGTTGTGGTCAATGAAGAAAGACCCAGATCTTGAGTCGGTATTGTCTCGAAACCGCAGATGGATAGTGAATAATCAGATCAAGAATGTAATCCTTAGATGCCCTGATCAAGCCGTGCCTATTGATTTCCTTCAGAAGAAATCCAAAAGCCTCGATCTTCAGGGAAAAGTTCTAAATTGGCTTAAAAAGTACCCCTGCTGCTTTGAAGTGTATCGCAAGGATGATGAGTATTTCTGTCGACTAACAAAACAGATGAAATTCTTAGTTGAGGAGGAAGAATCTGTCAAGGATTCACAGGAGCCGGTTTTTGTGGAGCGGTTGGCAAAGTTGTTGATGATGAGCACCAATCAGAGGCTTAATGTCGTGAAAATAAATGAATTGAAGAGAAATTTTGGATTTCCAGATGACTACTTGCTTAGAATAGTGCCAAAGTATTCTGATATGTTTCGAGTTGTCAGTTATGGGGGGAAGCGAAGTGCAATGGAGATCGAGCTCACATCTTGGAACCAAAATTTTGCAGTTTCTAGCATTGAAAAACTGGCACAAAAAGAGGGTCATGACCCGTGCTTTTCGTGTTCTTTGCCTTCTACATGGATAAAATCGTTGGAACGGTTTCAAGAGTTCAATTCTACTCCATATATCTCCCCTTATACAGAACTCAAAGGCTTGGTGGCGGATTCaaatgaaatgataaaaagaacaGTTGCTTTGGTGCATGAGTTACTATCACTTACATTGTGGAAGAAAGCTTCAATTGTCAAATTAGGCCATTTTAGAAGAGAGTTTTGCTTGCCTGAGAAACTGAATGTTTTGCTGTTAAAGCATCCCGGTATATTCTATGTTTCGAACAAATACCAAATTTACACTGTTCTTCTTCGAGAAGCGTACAGTGGGTCAGAGCTTGTTGAAAAGGATCCACTCGTTATTGTGAAGGAAAAATTTGGAGATTTGATGCAGGATGGGCTACACGAATATAATCGGAGGCACTGTGCGATGAATCTAGAAAAGAGGAGGAATAAAGGGTTTGTACCAGTTAAAGTTTCAGAAGTAGATGATGAAGGAGGTAATCTTGGTGGCATTCTTGATGCAGAAGAGAGGAAAAGATTCTATAAAGTTCTCTTTGATGACCATTCTTGA
- the LOC142521064 gene encoding fructose-1,6-bisphosphatase, cytosolic codes for MDHEADAHRTDLMTITRYVLNEQSKHPESRGDFTILLSHIVLGCKFVCSCVNKAGLAKLIGLAGETNIQGEEQKKLDVLSNEVFIKALVSSGRTCILVSEEDEEATFVESSKRGKYCVVFDPLDGSSNIDCGVSIGTIFGIYMMKDGGEPTIQDVLQPGKDMLAAGYCMYGSSCTFVLSTGTGVNGFTLDPSLGEFILTHPNIKIPKKGKIYSVNEGNAKNWDAPTLKYVEKCKFPEDGSPSKSLRYIGSMVADVHRTLLYGGIFLYPADKKSPNGKLRVLYEVFPMSFLMEQAGGQAFTGKQRALDLIPKTIHERSPIFLGSSDDIEEIKALYAAEEPKNLSS; via the exons ATGGATCACGAGGCGGATGCTCACCGGACGGATTTGATGACAATAACCAGATACGTCTTGAATGAGCAGTCTAAGCATCCGGAGTCTCGCGGGGACTTCACCATCTTGCTCAGTCATATTGTTCTTGGATGCAAGTTCGTTTGCTCTTGTGTTAACAAG GCAGGTTTGGCCAAACTTATAGGGCTTGCTGGAGAAACCAATATACAG GGCGAAGAGCAAAAGAAACTTGATGTGCTTTCAAATGAAGTTTTCATCAAGGCACTAGTCAGCAGCGGCCGAACT TGTATCCTCGTCTCTGAGGAAGATGAAGAGGCAACTTTTGTGGAGTCATCTAAACGTGGAAA ATATTGTGTTGTTTTTGACCCATTGGATGGATCCTCCAATATTGATTGTGGCGTCTCTATAGGAACT ATATTTGGGATTTACATGATGAAAGATGGAGGTGAACCAACAATCCAAGATGTTTTGCAGCCAGGGAAGGATATGTTAGCTGCAGGATACTGCATGTACGGAAGCTCTTGCACG TTCGTGCTGAGCACTGGAACTGGAGTCAATGGATTCacacttgatccttctcttggAGAGTTCATACTGACTCATCCAAATATTAAG ATTCCgaagaaaggaaaaatatattcAGTCAATGAAGGAAATGCCAAGAACTGGGACGCTCCAACATTAAA GTATGTAGAAAAATGTAAGTTTCCTGAAGATGGCTCGCCATCCAAGTCTCTAAGATACATCGGAAG TATGGTTGCTGATGTCCATCGCACTTTACTTTATGGAGGCATCTTCTTGTATCCCGCTGACAAGAAAAGCCCGAATGGGAAACTGCG GGTGCTGTATGAAGTTTTCCCAATGTCATTCTTGATGGAACAAGCAGGAGGACAGGCATTTACTGGCAAGCAGAGG GCACTTGATTTGATTCCGAAGACCATACACGAGCGCTCACCGATATTTCTGGGTAGCTCTGATGACATCGAGGAGATCAAGGCCTTGTATGCTGCTGAAGAACCAAAAAATCTCAGTTCATAA